In bacterium, one DNA window encodes the following:
- a CDS encoding nucleotidyltransferase domain-containing protein translates to MRLSSEEISAIKSTIMKIDLEAKIYLFGSRVDDTQRGGDIDILIWSNKLTNEHKRKIRLNLYELLGEQKIDLIIAKDTSDPFVRIALSEGVPL, encoded by the coding sequence ATGAGATTATCATCTGAGGAAATAAGTGCAATTAAATCTACCATTATGAAGATAGACCTGGAGGCAAAAATCTATCTCTTTGGCTCACGAGTAGATGATACACAAAGGGGTGGAGATATAGATATCCTTATCTGGTCAAACAAACTAACTAATGAGCATAAAAGAAAAATTCGCCTGAATCTTTATGAATTATTAGGTGAGCAGAAGATTGACCTTATCATAGCTAAAGATACATCCGACCCATTCGTCAGAATAGCATTAAGTGAAGGGGTGCCATTATGA